The Salvia miltiorrhiza cultivar Shanhuang (shh) chromosome 1, IMPLAD_Smil_shh, whole genome shotgun sequence genome has a window encoding:
- the LOC131003054 gene encoding probable auxin efflux carrier component 1b: MIKASDLYHVLTAVVPLYVAMILAYGSVKWWKIFTPDQCSGINRFVALFAVPLLSFHFISTNDPYAMNYRFIAADTLQKVIVLAVLAVWSRISARGSLEWSITLFSLSTLPNTLVMGIPLLKGMYGSDSGSLMVQIVVLQCIIWYTLMLFLFEYRGARMLIAEQFPDTAGSIISFRVDTDIISLDGKEPLQTEAEVGEDGKLHVTVRKSTSSRSEIFSRRSHGPNSGLSLTPRPSNLTNAEIYSLQSSRNPTPRGSSFNHTDFYSMVNGKNVSPRHSNFGSLGFDEESGYGNQVNQPRANAGYPAPASAGIFSPVSGPAAKKKANGADAGGGGGKDLHMFVWSSSASPVSEGGIHVFRGGEYGGGTELSIGAHPKDYDDFGRDGFSFGNKPGPNGAERDGPVLSKLGSSSTAELNPKAPVDTKPTAMPPTSVMTRLILIMVWRKLIRNPNTYSSLIGLTWSLVSFKWHVEMPAIVAKSIAILSDAGLGMAMFSLGLFMALQPKIIACGKSVAAFSMAVRFITGPAVMAAASIAVGLRGVLLHIAIVQASLPQGIVPFVFAKEYNVQPDILSTGVIFGMLIALPITLAYYILLGLFR; encoded by the exons ATGATCAAGGCCTCCGATCTCTACCACGTGCTCACCGCCGTGGTGCCGCTCTACGTGGCCATGATCCTGGCCTACGGCTCCGTGAAATGGTGGAAGATCTTCACCCCGGACCAGTGCTCCGGCATCAACCGGTTTGTGGCCCTCTTCGCCGTCCCGCTGCTCTCCTTCCACTTCATCTCCACCAACGACCCCTACGCCATGAACTACCGCTTCATCGCCGCCGACACGCTTCAGAAGGTGATCGTCCTCGCCGTGCTGGCCGTCTGGTCCAGGATCAGCGCCAGAGGCTCCCTGGAGTGGTCCATCACGCTCTTCTCCCTCTCCACGCTCCCCAACACGCTCGTCATGGGCATCCCCTTGCTCAAGGGGATGTACGGCAGCGACTCCGGTAGCTTAATGGTGCAGATCGTTGTGCTCCAGTGCATCATCTGGTACACCCTCATGCTCTTCCTCTTCGAGTACAGAGGCGCCAGAATGCTCATCGCCGAGCAGTTCCCCGACACCGCGGGCTCCATCATCTCCTTCCGCGTCGACACCGATATCATCTCCTTGGACGGGAAGGAGCCGCTGCAGACCGAAGCTGAAGTCGGCGAGGACGGGAAGCTCCACGTCACCGTAAGGAAATCCACGAGCTCCAGATCGGAGATCTTCTCCAGAAGGTCTCACGGCCCCAACTCCGGCCTCTCTCTTACCCCGCGCCCCTCCAATCTCACCAATGCGGAGATTTATTCGCTGCAATCGTCCAGGAATCCGACGCCGAGAGGCTCCAGTTTTAATCACACTGATTTTTACTCCATGGTGAATGGGAAGAATGTGAGCCCAAGGCATTCGAATTTTGGGAGTTTAGGATTTGATGAAGAGAGCGGTTACGGAAATCAAGTTAATCAGCCCCGTGCTAATGCGGGGTACCCTGCGCCGGCGAGCGCCGGAATATTCTCTCCGGTATCGGGGCCGGcggcgaagaagaaagcgaatGGAGCTGATgccggcggcggaggaggaaaGGATCTTCACATGTTTGTGTGGAGCTCTAGCGCGTCGCCGGTATCGGAGGGAGGGATTCATGTGTTCAGAGGCGGTGAGTATGGTGGTGGAACGGAGCTCAGCATCGGAGCTCATCCCAAAG ATTACGACGATTTTGGTCGGGATGGGTTCAGCTTCGGCAATAAACCAGGCCCGAATGGGGCCGAGCGGGACGGACCGGTCCTCTCAAAGCTCGGGTCGAGCTCGACCGCAGAGCTCAACCCGAAGGCTCCGGTTGACACCAAGCCCACGGCCATGCCCCCTACTAGTGTGATGACTAGGCTTATTCTGATCATGGTGTGGCGGAAACTGATCCGAAATCCCAACACCTACTCGAGTTTGATTGGTCTAACGTGGTCCTTGGTCTCATTCAA ATGGCATGTTGAGATGCCTGCAATCGTTGCAAAGTCAATTGCTATACTGTCTGATGCTGGTCTTGGAATGGCAATGTTCAGTCTTG GTTTGTTCATGGCTCTGCAGCCTAAGATCATCGCGTGTGGGAAATCTGTCGCAGCCTTCTCCATGGCCGTCCGGTTTATCACCGGCCCTGCAGTCATGGCTGCTGCCTCGATTGCTGTCGGGCTTCGAGGCGTTCTCTTGCATATTGCAATTGTTCAG GCTTCTCTGCCGCAGGGAATTGTTCCCTTCGTCTTCGCTAAGGAGTATAATGTCCAGCCTGATATACTCAGCACTGG TGTGATATTTGGGATGTTAATAGCTCTTCCAATCACTCTTGCCTACTACATTTTGCTGGGGCTCTTCAGATGA